The DNA segment GTCCTCAAGCTGGACATCATAGTTCGAGGTGTTGTAAGTCTCTTCCATCTGGCTGTCATTCGCGCCAGAGACAACGACCTTGCTGGAACCATTATAGGTCTTCCCAGCGGTCAGCTCGACCTGAATCTCGCCAACAGCGTTGTTCAGATCGTTTGTGCCGTTATCAGTTACCTCGATTGTCTGTTTCACTTCACCATCGACATAGTTCTCGACGGTGACCGTTTCGCCGTTGCCCACAGTGATATTCACTGTGAACGAGTCGCCAACAGTATCCTGGTCTGCGATGGGATCAACAGCAGTAACGTCGGCTGCTGCTCCACCCGTGAACGCAATACCCATCGCGAATGCCGATCCGACCATCAGCACTGCGAGGAATATCGCGCGCAGTTTCTCACCAGGAGTTGTATTGTGTCCTGTCATGATTGGGTATAGGGTGTGTTACTGCCGCGCACATACGTGCGGGAATCCGATCCGCCTGTAAGAGTTCGTATCATTGCGTTTACCAGCCTCAGTTATGGCTACGTCAGAAACAATCCGATGGCGTCGTTAAATACTTTGTGTCCTCGATTGAACGCCAATTACGGATTTCGTATATATCTTTGCACATCCAGATGCCGGCAAAAACACAGTTTCAGGCACATATAACACACAGATCGGCTAATAGGCTGCCGGCACATGATAGAAATATGACTGAGAAAATCGGGCCGCGTCAGACGCTCGTGTGACGTGGTACCACTCGACAGGAGACGGCCGTACAGCGCGTGAGAGGGTGGATTCGCGACTCACGCACGCGAGCAGACGCGACCGCGCAGAGATTGTATCTATTTGAGGAGAGTTCGTAGAGAGTCATACTGGTGGCTATACCATTTCGAAATGATCTGGCACGCCGTCGTGCCAGATATCTGTACGAACGTATTGCCACCAGTATCAGCCCGCACATTGAAATAGCACACAAACCAACTAGACAGCAGATGTCCACACAGACTGCTCGCATCGCCAAGGACCTGCTCGATGAACCCCACATCGAGGGTCGCCGAATCCCTGTCCTCACGATCGCCGAGCGGGTCGAGGGGCGAGGATTAGAGCCGAAAACCGTCGCCGATCGGTATGATCTCGACGTCACCGAAGTGTATGCCGCGCTCTTGTACTACCACGAGCATCCCCGAGCGTTCGAGGAACTGCGACGCGAGCGTGACGAACTGATGGACGAAATCGAGGCCGATATCAACCGGCCTGAAGGTGTATCGCCGCCAAACTGACGATGCGCTGGGCCTTTTTCGTCGACTCCAACCTGGAGGCACGAGTCGCTGAATTGCTCCAAAAAGAGGGGTATCGGGCCGAACATTCCGACCGGACGCTTGACCCGGATGCAGACGACGTCGACGACATTCTCCCGTACGTTCGCGAGGAAGAACTCATCGTCATCACGTCCGATGTGAAGAACTTCGCCCGGTTCGATGAATCCCGGCACGAAGGAGTCTTCTTTCTCAACAACCAGCGCGAATCTGCCTACACGATTGCGAACGCTATACTCGACATCGTCGACGCCTACGGCAGCCCGGACGAGATGAACGGCAAAAGGGAGAACCTCGATAAGTGGATTCGATAGCGCCCACTGCTGTGAGGAGAGTCGGGAGTCCGCCGCTATGCTTCGAAGGGGTCGTCAGCCGTCGTAAGACGGGTGATCTCGGGTACACTGTCGAATCCGTCATCGAAGCTATAGAGGTATTCGACATCCTCGCGTCGCATCGCTGCGACGATGACTGCATCGGTCAACGAGAGTGCCTCGTACCGACGAAACAGCGATCGACCGGTGCTGAAATCGGACTTTGACGTCCAGAGGACGGTGAACCCACTACTTTCGACGAGCGCGTCGAGCGTTTCGGTGGCGGCGTCGTGGCCGGCTCGCGCCTGGAGGTAATTGAGGACCTCCGTGAGCACGTCAGTGAGGACGTACGCCGTCGGTAGCTGGCCCTGATCGATGGCCGTCGAGATAGATCGCCCTCGCTCGTGGTGCTGATCGCGAGCGAGACGGGCTGCGATGAGGACGTTCGCGTCCACGACAGTTCGGGCCATCAGAAATCCCCGAGAACGAGATCGTGATCGTCCGCTGCATCGGTCGGTTCACCGATATCGATGGCATCGAGCTTGAAAAACGCGCCGTACTGTTGTTTGACGAGCTCGACCGAAAGTGCGCCGTCCTCGTCGACGCGCCAACGGAGCTTGTCACCCGCCTCGACGCCCGCTTCCCGCCGGACCGCGGCCGGGACCGTAACCGAATAGCTTTCGTTGACGGCCGTTTCGTCCTCGATCTCGTGGGACATAGCCGAATGTACGCCGCACGTGCACAAGTAATTTGCCTCCAAATTTGCCGGGATCTGGGGGCAACCTGCGGGTACCGGCCTGAGACAATCTCACGACAGCGTAGCTACCAGCCGAACATAGCGATTACCGGACCACTACGACTCGTCCTCGTCGGGATCGTCCGCCGTCTCGGCGTGATCGCCCGTCTCGCCCGCCTCGATTGCGTCGTCGGTCTGCGTTTCGACATCCCCACGCCCGCCGGCTCCGCCCGAGGCCGCAAGCGGATCGTCACCCCGTGGCAGCGAGGGCGGATCGTAGCTGTAGACGGTCCCGTCCGCGACGACCAGATACCGGTCGGCAGGCGTTTCCAGTACCCGTCGGTCGGTGTCGATCGCCAGGTCGACGAGCCCGCCGAGCGTCGCTGTCTCGATCCGGTCGTCGGCGTCGGCGAGTCGGGCCGGGGGCGTGTCGACCGCGGTGATCCACTCGTCGAACTCGCGGCGGTCCGAGCGGTAGTCGAGATACGCCCGCTCGCGGTCGCCCACGTCGAGCCAGCCCCGGCGGTGGGACACGGCGACCCCGAGCAGACCGCCGAGACCGACGATTGCGAGCAGCGGCCCGCCGTAGGACCGAAGCGGCCCCGTCGTCACCGGTACGGTCCGTTCCGTGAGGACCGTCCGCTCGCCGCTTTGCACGTCCGGGCCGCTGTCGTTGACGCGATAGACGCCGTCTTCGATGGTGAAGGGGAGCCGATAGGACCGGGTGGTCTCGACGGGCTCGCCGTTACGGCGGCCGTCGAGTGCCACCGTCGTCTCGAAGAACGTCTCCGTGGTACCGACGGTCGCGCCCAGCTCCGACCGGATCTCCTCGACCGTCGTCTCGACGGCCGTCACGTTCTGCTCGAAGCCCATCCGAAGCGTCTCGCCGGGTGCGAGCGTCCGCTCGGTGCGGTCGAGGGGCTCCGTGACACGCCACTGTTCGGTCCCGTCGTCGGTGACCGAGCGTACGACCAGCGCCGTCGACGCGTTCGCCGTGAGCGAGCCGTTCGAGGCCGCGTAGTCGTAGGTGAACGTCCCCTCGAGCGTCGGCGCGATCCGCTGGAAGTACTGCGTTCGGTTGGTGAGCGTCTCGCCCGCATCGAAGACCCGCGTGTCCTCGACGACCGTCGCCTCGTGGGCGAACTGTCCGGTCGCATTCCAGGTGACGACCTGTTCGGTCGTCGTCTCAGTTCGTTCGTCCGGTCCGGTGTGTGCGTCGTACGCGACGCCCCCGCCGACGACGACCAACACCGCGAGCGCCAGCACGACGACGCCGAGATATCGGTCGACGGCAGCGCGGACGCGGAGTCCCCGAGATCCCATCACGTTGACCATTCAACGGCCCGATATTAATACTGTCGCCGGGTGGCCCCGCTGGCGCTATCGCAATCGGGCGAGCAACCGGTCGACCGCGGTCGGTCCGTCCCTGTCACGCCGGCGGACCCGCCCGGACCCGACGAGCGCGATCCCGACCACGTAGAAGGGCACCCCGATCAGGGCGTCGATGACGACGATCGGGAGCCAGGGATGGAGCTCGTACAGCGTCCGGACGTGCGGTTCGGGGAGCACGCCGAGATACCGATATTCCGTGAGGAAGAGTCTATACGTCCCGGTCTCCGGCGGTGCGGTGAGCGTCAGCGTCCCGTTCCGAACGTCGTTGCCCGCAAGCGTGAACGACGCCGGCCGCATGTCGACGTTCTCACCCCCCTCCTCGAAGTAGACGTACACCGGCACCTGACCGCCGTTGCCGACGGTGTACTGCAGCGTCTCGTTGGTTCCCTGCTGGATCACGTCGGACCGCTCGGACTCGAACTCGGCGCTGACGATCTCGAACGACTGCGGTCCGGCGGGAGCGACCATCGCCGCCGTCGCGGCCAGCACGAGCGACGCGGCCATCACCCCGACGAGCAATCGCGCGCTGAGGCCACGGTCTCGGCCGCGGCTGCGATCCCGGCGACGGTCGTTGCTGAACCACACGTCAGCCGCGTACAGCACGACCGTCAACCCGAAGATGAGATACGCGAGCCCCTGGGTCCCCAGCAGCGACCGAGTGCCCAGAAGGCCAGCCAGCCGGAGCTGTGCGGCCTGGACGACCGATTGCACGCCCTCGGCGAACGTCCCGAGATAGGGAATCGTCACCGGTTCGCCGCCGACCTGCCAGGCCACGGCGACGATCTGTTCGCGTTTGACCGGCGGCTCCCCGCTGTCCTGGTCGGTGAACGGGTTGGCGTCCCCTCGCGTGACGTAGCCGCGGTCGGTCTCCTCGACGATCCGGTGAGTCGTGAGGCCACCGCCCTGGATCTCCTCGGCCTCGAACACGACGATATCGCCCTCCTCGATCGGACCCGCGGCCTCCGCCGGGATCGCGACGAAGCCGTCGCCGGCGGCGATCGTCGGCTCCATGCTGCCCGTGGTGACGTAACTCAGCAGGACCGGCTGGCCGAGCAACTGACCGGCGACGAGCGCGAGGAGCACGAGGGCGATCACCGCCCCCGCGGCCTTCGTGACTGTCCCCCGCCAGTCCATTGTCCGGTCTTTGTGGCCGTCGTGATAAATAATCGATGGCTCACGCAACCGGATACGGCGCGCGCTGGAGGTGATGATAGAGATACGACGCGATGAACCCCAGCGCGTAGCCAACGACGTGAACGTAGAGGTTGAACACGCGGGTGCCGGAGACCGGGTCGGACGGAAACGTCGCGAACGGCACGGCAAGGAACAGCAGCAGCGCGCCAGCCGCCAGTTCGGCGTAGCCGGGTCTGTCGATCGCCGCCCGGAGCCGCGTGCGCGCGCTCGGATTCCCGTCGGCGATCCCGAGCGCGTACAGCGCCACGACCAACACGAGGAGGACCAGCAACTCGGCGAGCGTCGCCGCGAGTACCCACGTGACCGGCGCCGGGACGCCGTCGACGGCGACCGTGACGGGGTTGGCCAGCACTGCCCGGAGCGTCTGAACGGTCACGAAAAAGAGCCCGGAGAAGAACAGCAAGGGCGCGCCGCTCGTCACGTCGCCCAGGTCCAGACGCGACTGTGCGTAGGCGGCAAGCGCGAGCGGCAGGGTCCCGTAGTAGACCATCACCACGCCGGAGAACCCGAACGCCACGCCGCGACGGACGACCGCGAGGTTGAGATACGACAGCAGCGGCGGACTCGCGACCAGCAGCGACGCGAAGACGATCAGAAACTCCCGGCGACGGTCGCTGGCGACGCTCAGCACGTACGTCGTCCCCGCGATGAGAGCGTACCCGACGACGTTGAACAGGAGATGTGTCCGCTCGAAGTGGACAAACGGAGAGGCGGCCGCGGTCCGGGCTGTCGGTGACGCGTACCGGAACACGAACGCCTCGCGTGTCGCGGTCGGCAGGGCGTAGACCCCCAGCAAGGCGACCGGAACGACCGCCAGCAACAGCACGTCGACGGCGGACGCACGCCGTCGGACGGTCTGCCACAGTGGCCGCGGTGGGGGTTCGGAAGCGTTCGCGTCCATCTCGTACGTGGCGTGCGGGGGAACGGTCCTATTCTTGACGGTCCGGGAAAGACGCCGACGGCGTCACCGTCGATACCACGCCAGAGCGGCCAACAGCAGCGCCAGCACCAAGAGGACAGGAAGCAATACAGGAGACCCGAAGCCACCGACTTCGGAGGGGAGGCCGCCGGCGGGCGGCTGCTGGGCGTCGTCCGCATCGGTCGTCGTCCCGTTAGTCGGCGGCTCGGCGGGCGGTGCCAGTTCGATTGTCGTCGTCACTGTCGACGCGGTCTCAGTCGCACTCCGCGTGGGTGTCGTCGGCGTGTCGGTCGTCGTGTCGATCGGCGTCGATGTGTCAGTCGGCGGCGTGTCAGTGGAGGTCTGCGTCGTCTCCGTCGGCGGTTCCGGCTCCGCGGTCGGCGTGTCAGTCGGGTCGTCCGTGACCGGCGTCTCCGTCGGCGATTCGGGTTCCGTGGTCGGCGTCTCCGTCGAGGTTTCAGTAGGGGTGGCCTGTCGGGCGCGAACGTCGAACGACGAGACACTCTCGACGTCGTGGTCGCCGCGGGTGTCGACGAGTAGTCCGACACGCACCGTTTCGTTCGGACCGAGCGTGACGGCGTTACCCGCGCCTTCGAGGGGATCGTCCGGGTCGTCTCCCCGATAGAACCGGACATCCTCGGCGTCGTCGGTGATCCAGACCCGCGCGAACAGATCGCCGGTGTAGGTGATCGTGAACACGCGGTCGAGCGGCGTGACCGCGTCGTCGGCGACCCCGCCAGCTTCGAGATCCGGGTTCTCGTCGGCGAGCAGTAGCGCGATCTCGCCGTCCCCGTCGATCACTGCGTACTTCCCGTTGGGGCCGTCGGCGGGCTGCATCACGATGTCGCTGCCCTCGATCTCGTCAGTGCCGTCAGAGAAGGGGACCGCTCCCGTCGAGACAAGCAGGGCTGTCGAAGCGACGAGCACGGCCACGAGCAGAGCGGTTCGGGTCACGGGCAGACTGCCGACAGTGGCGTCGGTACGAGAGACTTACCGGTCGAACGTCCCTTGTATTGATCCGCGAGACAGGCTTCAAGCAGTGTCTGAACTGGGTCGTCCGGCCGCTGACTGCGGATCTGCGATGTCAGTTTCGTGATGCTTGTTATTATGTCTGATGCTGCGAGTAGAGACTGCTTGAGGGAGCACACGCACGATATTACAAAGGGGATCGGAGTCTAGACTCCTACTGGGATGCCCATCGAAAAACGGACCGACGACGCGGATCTCTCGTCGCTCCAGAGCCATCTGACGGAGGCACTGGAACACGCGGAGGACGAAACCACGAGATACCATATCAGGGAGGCGTATCAGAAGGTCGTGTTCATGGAAGTCGAGGAGTGAGGGTGGGCGCTACTCTGTCTGTGGGGGATGGCGTAAAAAGCCGGGTGGTGCTGCTCGTTGCAACGCCGAAATCTGCCGTGTAACGACTACGTGGATGGTGGGTACGTCGGTGTGAACACCTCATCAAATCGGTGGGTTCGTTCTGTCGTATCCGCCACCGTTGGTCTCCTGTCGGGCAACAAACTCTGCGATTCCCGAGAGGTCGTCGTCCGGCGACGCATTCGGGCCAGTTGTATCGACTGTGATCACCATGTAGTACTCTTCGCCAACGTTGAACCGGTAGCCCTCGGTATTCGATCCGAATCCGCTTCCGGTCGGTTGTGCAAGTGGGTAGTCCTTATTGTAGCCGTTCTGAATCGGGAAGCTCTGCGAGGAAGAGCCAGTGGGAGCGTCTCCAGTATCGTACAGCGTGAAATTGATGAACGACTGGCCGGCCCCACCATCCAGCCAATCCGTATTGGTAAAGTAGTAGCTCATCTTGAGCATCAGGCTCTGGGTTCCCTGATTGACGATTTTGAACGCGTGCTCGTCCGCAGGGTTTTCGTGACTCCCAATTCGCGTAACTGCGTCGAAGTTAACACCCGAGGCATTGGTGCTAGCCCCGTCAAGATTGATCTGAAGCATTCCGTTGCTCTCCTCGACAAGTCCGGTATCACCTGGCACAAGACCGAGGAACGCGTTCGAGTCATCGGCTACCCGAACGCTCATAGTCCGATCTGCACTGACGCTCGTGAACGCACCACTGCCCACTACAGCCGTCCCACCGGCGGTGATCGCCCCTAACGTTGTAAGGTATGTGCGTCGTTTCATTGTTCTGTCCCCACCTACGGGGAAGACCCACCGGCGGAATCGAACCGCCGAGATGCCAGCGTGGGAGACAGCTGTCGCACTATTCGAGTCTCGCAGCGACCAGCAGTCCGGTCGGGTTCCCGTTCGAACCGGTCAGGTTAGTGACCTCGGCTCGCAGGGTGTGGGTCCCGGCGTTGACCGACTGCGTGGGGATATCGGACCGGAGTGGGTCGAACGCCTCCTCGCCAGAGTAGCCCCCGATTGAACTCTCGTCAAGGAAGAACTCGACGGGGTTGTCCGCGCCGTAC comes from the Halapricum desulfuricans genome and includes:
- a CDS encoding DUF433 domain-containing protein; its protein translation is MSTQTARIAKDLLDEPHIEGRRIPVLTIAERVEGRGLEPKTVADRYDLDVTEVYAALLYYHEHPRAFEELRRERDELMDEIEADINRPEGVSPPN
- a CDS encoding DUF5615 family PIN-like protein, which produces MRWAFFVDSNLEARVAELLQKEGYRAEHSDRTLDPDADDVDDILPYVREEELIVITSDVKNFARFDESRHEGVFFLNNQRESAYTIANAILDIVDAYGSPDEMNGKRENLDKWIR
- a CDS encoding type II toxin-antitoxin system VapC family toxin; translation: MARTVVDANVLIAARLARDQHHERGRSISTAIDQGQLPTAYVLTDVLTEVLNYLQARAGHDAATETLDALVESSGFTVLWTSKSDFSTGRSLFRRYEALSLTDAVIVAAMRREDVEYLYSFDDGFDSVPEITRLTTADDPFEA
- a CDS encoding AbrB/MazE/SpoVT family DNA-binding domain-containing protein, with the protein product MSHEIEDETAVNESYSVTVPAAVRREAGVEAGDKLRWRVDEDGALSVELVKQQYGAFFKLDAIDIGEPTDAADDHDLVLGDF
- a CDS encoding DUF5305 domain-containing protein; this encodes MGSRGLRVRAAVDRYLGVVVLALAVLVVVGGGVAYDAHTGPDERTETTTEQVVTWNATGQFAHEATVVEDTRVFDAGETLTNRTQYFQRIAPTLEGTFTYDYAASNGSLTANASTALVVRSVTDDGTEQWRVTEPLDRTERTLAPGETLRMGFEQNVTAVETTVEEIRSELGATVGTTETFFETTVALDGRRNGEPVETTRSYRLPFTIEDGVYRVNDSGPDVQSGERTVLTERTVPVTTGPLRSYGGPLLAIVGLGGLLGVAVSHRRGWLDVGDRERAYLDYRSDRREFDEWITAVDTPPARLADADDRIETATLGGLVDLAIDTDRRVLETPADRYLVVADGTVYSYDPPSLPRGDDPLAASGGAGGRGDVETQTDDAIEAGETGDHAETADDPDEDES
- a CDS encoding signal peptidase I, translating into MDWRGTVTKAAGAVIALVLLALVAGQLLGQPVLLSYVTTGSMEPTIAAGDGFVAIPAEAAGPIEEGDIVVFEAEEIQGGGLTTHRIVEETDRGYVTRGDANPFTDQDSGEPPVKREQIVAVAWQVGGEPVTIPYLGTFAEGVQSVVQAAQLRLAGLLGTRSLLGTQGLAYLIFGLTVVLYAADVWFSNDRRRDRSRGRDRGLSARLLVGVMAASLVLAATAAMVAPAGPQSFEIVSAEFESERSDVIQQGTNETLQYTVGNGGQVPVYVYFEEGGENVDMRPASFTLAGNDVRNGTLTLTAPPETGTYRLFLTEYRYLGVLPEPHVRTLYELHPWLPIVVIDALIGVPFYVVGIALVGSGRVRRRDRDGPTAVDRLLARLR